In Novosphingobium sp. MMS21-SN21R, a single genomic region encodes these proteins:
- the hisS gene encoding histidine--tRNA ligase has translation MSQQTPQAIRGTQDIFGADAEAFAFVVETFERVRKLYRFRRVEMPVFEKTAVFSRSLGETTDVVSKEMYSFDDRGGESLTLRPEFTAGIARAYLTDGWQQYAPLKVATHGPLFRYERPQKGRYRQFHQIDAEIIGAGEPQADVELLVMADQLLKELGIQDGVTLQLNTLGDGASRDAWRTALIDYFRAVKGDLSEDSQDRLERNPLRILDSKDPRDKPFTADAPKIDDYLSAEAQDFFAKVTSGLDAAGVEWTRAPALVRGLDYYRHTAFEFVTDRLGAQGTVLGGGRYDGLMEALGGAATPAVGWAAGIERLAMLVIEMRKSNPRSPAGGWTFAHEVPEVEIVPLTRDDEDRTLVLANQLRALGVSVSTAFSGNPQKRFDRAMKRSQAYCIGQFGARGNANEFKLVNLMYDDEEFTRLRLKIEKSGRFKQCEVRMTGGSIGAFVWNID, from the coding sequence ATGAGCCAACAAACCCCACAAGCTATTCGCGGCACCCAGGACATCTTCGGTGCGGATGCCGAGGCCTTCGCCTTCGTCGTCGAGACCTTCGAGCGCGTACGCAAGCTTTACCGCTTCCGCCGCGTGGAAATGCCGGTGTTCGAAAAGACCGCCGTGTTCAGCCGCTCGCTGGGTGAGACGACCGACGTCGTCTCGAAGGAAATGTACAGCTTCGACGATCGCGGCGGGGAATCGCTCACCCTGCGCCCCGAATTCACCGCAGGCATCGCGCGCGCCTACCTCACCGACGGCTGGCAGCAGTACGCGCCGCTCAAGGTTGCCACCCACGGCCCGCTGTTCCGCTATGAGCGCCCGCAAAAGGGCCGCTACCGCCAGTTCCACCAGATTGACGCCGAGATCATCGGCGCGGGCGAGCCGCAGGCCGACGTCGAACTGCTGGTCATGGCCGACCAGTTGCTCAAGGAACTGGGCATTCAGGACGGCGTGACGCTGCAACTCAACACGCTGGGCGACGGCGCCAGCCGCGACGCCTGGCGCACGGCGCTGATCGACTACTTCCGCGCAGTTAAGGGCGACTTGAGCGAGGATTCGCAGGACCGGCTGGAGCGCAACCCGCTGCGTATCCTCGACAGCAAGGACCCGCGCGACAAGCCGTTCACGGCAGACGCGCCAAAGATCGACGATTACCTGAGCGCCGAAGCGCAGGACTTTTTCGCCAAGGTCACCTCGGGCCTCGACGCAGCAGGCGTGGAATGGACCCGCGCCCCGGCACTGGTGCGCGGCCTCGACTACTACCGCCACACCGCGTTCGAATTCGTCACCGACCGGCTGGGCGCACAGGGCACCGTGCTCGGCGGCGGGCGTTATGACGGGCTGATGGAAGCACTCGGCGGCGCGGCTACGCCAGCCGTCGGCTGGGCTGCGGGGATCGAGCGGCTGGCGATGCTGGTCATCGAAATGCGCAAGTCGAATCCGCGCTCGCCCGCAGGGGGATGGACTTTCGCACATGAGGTCCCCGAAGTGGAAATTGTGCCGCTCACGCGAGACGATGAAGACAGGACGCTTGTTCTGGCGAATCAGCTTCGAGCACTTGGTGTCTCTGTTTCCACCGCATTTTCCGGGAATCCGCAAAAGCGTTTCGACAGGGCGATGAAGAGAAGCCAAGCGTATTGCATCGGACAATTCGGAGCACGCGGGAACGCGAATGAATTCAAGCTCGTCAACCTGATGTACGATGATGAAGAGTTCACTCGATTGCGCCTGAAGATTGAAAAGAGCGGGCGATTCAAGCAATGTGAGGTCCGAATGACGGGCGGGAGTATCGGTGCATTCGTCTGGAATATCGATTGA
- a CDS encoding peptidase M61 yields the protein MIKKLAAAPLLLALSVSTQALAQGTANRSAPMAVPISQTVPDAQDVAYPGTMTLDIDASDITRGDYRVTQTIPVAAGTKELIVQLPQWLPGNHGPRGTLSELVALQFFVDGKPVEWKRDRVEVFAFHVMLPAGAKEVIAKFIHTSPLASAEGRITMTPEMLNLQWEKMSLYPAGHYVRRIRVKPSVTFPQGWTAASALDGMTMSGNRATWAETDYETLVDSPIFAGKNFKKWDLGQNVTLNVVADKPEQLAAKPEHIAAHKALVEEAKLAFGANHFDHYDLLLALSDKIGGIGLEHHRSSENQLEPEAFTEWDKQEWDRNLLPHEYSHSWSGKFRRPARLWTPDYRQPMQGDLLWTYEGQDQFWGAVLGARSGLQGKDMVLGMLAAWAGGFTQAPGREWRSVEDTGFDPVFASRKPKPYSSLARNEDYYTEGALVWLEIDQILREGTGGKKSIDDFAKAFFGMNPGDWGQLPFEVDEIVTKLNALYPYDWAKLIDTRINQPGQPVPLGGIEKGGYKLVWKEEPNPYTKAAMDFGKGLSLGNSIGISLDKDGKVTGTRWDSAAFNAGIVTGMQVMAVNGMAYSADDMKKAITAAKGEKGVPLELLVKRGSRFETVKVDYKDGLRYPWLERVATGKAPTGLELLLTPKRPGGAVAAAKKK from the coding sequence ATGATCAAGAAACTCGCGGCCGCACCGCTCCTTCTCGCCCTTTCCGTATCCACCCAGGCTCTTGCCCAAGGCACCGCGAACCGCTCCGCGCCGATGGCCGTGCCGATCAGCCAGACCGTGCCCGATGCGCAGGACGTCGCCTATCCCGGCACGATGACGCTCGACATCGATGCGTCGGACATCACGCGCGGCGACTATCGCGTGACTCAGACGATCCCGGTGGCGGCTGGCACCAAGGAACTGATCGTGCAGCTTCCGCAATGGCTGCCCGGCAACCACGGCCCGCGCGGCACGTTGTCCGAACTGGTGGCGTTGCAGTTCTTCGTCGATGGCAAGCCTGTGGAATGGAAGCGTGACCGGGTAGAGGTCTTCGCGTTCCACGTAATGCTGCCTGCAGGCGCAAAGGAAGTCATCGCCAAGTTCATCCATACCTCTCCGCTGGCCTCGGCCGAGGGACGCATCACGATGACGCCCGAAATGCTCAACCTGCAATGGGAGAAGATGAGCCTCTATCCCGCAGGCCATTATGTGCGCCGGATCAGGGTGAAGCCGAGCGTTACTTTCCCCCAGGGCTGGACTGCTGCGAGCGCGCTTGATGGCATGACCATGAGCGGCAACCGCGCCACCTGGGCCGAGACGGATTACGAAACGCTGGTCGATTCGCCGATTTTCGCAGGCAAGAACTTCAAGAAGTGGGATCTGGGCCAAAACGTCACGCTGAACGTGGTGGCGGACAAGCCCGAGCAATTGGCAGCCAAGCCTGAGCACATCGCCGCGCACAAGGCGCTGGTCGAAGAAGCGAAGCTGGCGTTCGGCGCGAACCACTTCGACCATTATGACCTGCTGCTGGCGCTGTCCGACAAGATCGGCGGCATCGGGCTGGAGCACCACCGGTCGAGCGAGAACCAGCTTGAGCCGGAAGCCTTTACCGAATGGGACAAGCAGGAGTGGGACCGCAACCTGCTGCCACACGAATATTCGCACTCATGGTCGGGCAAGTTCCGCCGACCCGCGCGGCTGTGGACGCCCGATTATCGCCAGCCGATGCAGGGCGATCTGCTGTGGACCTATGAAGGGCAGGACCAGTTCTGGGGCGCCGTGCTGGGCGCGCGTTCCGGCCTGCAGGGCAAGGACATGGTGCTGGGCATGCTGGCGGCATGGGCTGGCGGATTCACTCAGGCACCGGGACGCGAATGGCGTTCGGTCGAGGACACAGGGTTCGATCCGGTCTTCGCCTCGCGCAAGCCCAAGCCCTATTCGTCGCTTGCCCGCAACGAGGACTATTATACCGAAGGCGCGCTGGTCTGGCTCGAGATCGACCAGATCCTGCGCGAAGGCACCGGTGGCAAGAAGTCCATCGATGATTTCGCCAAGGCCTTTTTCGGCATGAATCCGGGCGACTGGGGCCAGCTGCCGTTCGAGGTCGATGAGATCGTGACCAAGCTGAACGCGCTCTATCCCTACGACTGGGCCAAGCTGATCGACACGCGGATCAACCAGCCGGGCCAGCCGGTGCCGCTGGGCGGGATCGAGAAGGGCGGCTACAAGCTCGTCTGGAAGGAAGAGCCCAACCCCTATACAAAGGCGGCAATGGACTTCGGCAAGGGTCTCAGCCTCGGCAATTCCATCGGCATTTCGCTCGACAAAGACGGCAAGGTCACCGGCACTCGCTGGGACAGTGCGGCGTTCAATGCGGGAATCGTCACCGGCATGCAGGTCATGGCGGTGAACGGCATGGCCTATAGCGCCGACGACATGAAGAAGGCGATCACGGCGGCCAAGGGTGAAAAGGGTGTTCCGCTCGAACTTCTGGTCAAGCGTGGCAGCCGGTTCGAGACGGTGAAGGTCGATTACAAGGACGGCCTGCGCTATCCTTGGCTGGAACGTGTCGCCACGGGCAAGGCGCCGACCGGGCTTGAACTGCTGCTCACGCCCAAGCGTCCCGGTGGCGCGGTCGCTGCGGCGAAGAAGAAGTAA
- a CDS encoding DUF1345 domain-containing protein, protein MAGSVAGIGKKIAPPRFVLFLMLLVSGFFIDWRVLGASSPTDAVAMAFDLAAFVFLLSLLPVLRDTSVPAIRQHAADNDANRLLVLVITTVVTMVVMAAIAGELPKATGGDKIAMAKLVGTLALTWLFANTVYALHYAHLYYSESGGGDSKGIDFPGENDPDYLDFVYFSFTLGMTFQTSDTQISDRPIRRIATLHSFAAFIFNIGVIAFTINALGGK, encoded by the coding sequence ATGGCGGGAAGCGTGGCGGGGATTGGCAAGAAGATCGCCCCGCCGCGCTTTGTGCTGTTCCTGATGCTGCTGGTGAGCGGGTTTTTCATCGATTGGCGAGTGCTCGGCGCTTCGAGTCCGACCGATGCCGTGGCGATGGCGTTCGATCTGGCGGCCTTCGTGTTCCTGCTGTCGCTGCTCCCGGTTCTGCGCGATACTTCCGTCCCGGCGATCCGCCAACACGCGGCGGACAATGACGCGAACCGGTTGCTGGTGCTTGTCATCACCACGGTGGTGACGATGGTCGTCATGGCGGCCATCGCGGGCGAACTGCCCAAAGCGACAGGCGGGGACAAGATCGCCATGGCCAAGCTGGTCGGCACGCTGGCGCTGACCTGGCTATTTGCCAACACCGTCTATGCCCTCCATTATGCGCACCTCTATTATTCGGAGAGCGGGGGTGGGGATTCGAAGGGCATCGATTTCCCCGGCGAGAACGATCCCGACTACCTCGATTTCGTCTATTTCAGCTTCACCCTGGGCATGACGTTCCAAACCTCCGACACCCAAATCAGCGACCGCCCGATTCGCCGGATCGCAACGCTGCATTCCTTTGCTGCTTTCATTTTCAACATCGGCGTGATCGCCTTCACCATAAACGCGCTTGGCGGGAAGTGA
- the ppa gene encoding inorganic diphosphatase produces the protein MRIDMIPTGDNPPESLNVVIEVPVGGEPVKYEFDKASGALFVDRILHTPMRYPANYGFVPHTLSPDGDPLDALVIARSPFVPGSVVRARPIAVLNLEDEHGGDEKLVCVPVDSTFPYYSDVKEKEDIPEIVLQQIEHFFTHYKDLEKDKWVRVGKWGGADEARRVTIEAIERAKAEKSA, from the coding sequence ATGCGCATCGACATGATTCCCACTGGCGACAATCCGCCGGAAAGCCTCAACGTAGTCATCGAAGTTCCCGTCGGCGGTGAGCCGGTGAAGTACGAATTCGACAAGGCCTCGGGCGCGCTGTTCGTTGACCGCATCCTGCATACGCCGATGCGTTACCCTGCAAACTACGGTTTCGTGCCGCACACCCTTTCGCCCGATGGCGACCCGCTCGACGCGCTGGTCATCGCGCGCTCGCCGTTTGTACCCGGCTCGGTCGTGCGTGCGCGGCCGATTGCGGTTCTGAACCTCGAAGACGAGCATGGCGGCGATGAAAAGCTGGTCTGCGTGCCGGTCGATTCCACCTTCCCGTACTATTCGGACGTGAAGGAAAAGGAAGACATCCCCGAGATCGTGCTGCAGCAGATCGAGCACTTCTTCACCCACTACAAGGACCTCGAGAAGGACAAGTGGGTGCGCGTTGGCAAGTGGGGCGGCGCCGACGAAGCCCGCCGCGTCACGATCGAAGCGATCGAGCGCGCCAAGGCTGAAAAGTCCGCCTGA
- a CDS encoding mechanosensitive ion channel domain-containing protein, which produces MAAFALLLPAALYAQASPAPSATPANIEAAPSDDAVIAARIKGIFSEIGNLQGVSVRVASGVVTLSGEVPSQNAIDQAVGVAGRVSGVVTVQDKLKRSLNVDNNLNPAIGGLAGKADAIVAAIPLILVAIAVAALVGFAGYWLAARKALWHRIAPNPFLGDLMSTFIRFAFVVGGIVLGLEIIGATALLGAVLGGAGVIGIAIGFAVRDSIDNYVSSLMLSIRQPFRGNDHIKIDEFEGRVVRLTSRATVLMTLDGNHLRIPNSTVFKAVILNFTTNPHRRFSIDFTLDHADDPCLARAKGLEALSALAFVLDKPEPSAEITDMPGTTQTLRFTGWVDQTKTGFGKARSLAYEAVRKALRDASFVLPDATYHVKLEQIEAPATPSPEAQAIALPPVAAPDTAPDSTSPELQIRKMVASERATDDGNDLLDSSRPVE; this is translated from the coding sequence ATGGCGGCATTCGCCCTGCTGCTCCCTGCCGCGCTTTACGCGCAGGCCAGTCCGGCCCCGTCAGCAACGCCTGCCAATATCGAAGCCGCACCCAGCGACGATGCTGTCATCGCGGCGCGGATCAAGGGCATCTTCTCCGAGATCGGCAACCTTCAGGGCGTCAGCGTAAGGGTCGCGTCAGGCGTGGTCACGCTCAGCGGGGAAGTGCCCAGCCAAAACGCGATCGATCAGGCGGTGGGCGTGGCCGGGCGCGTTTCGGGCGTGGTCACCGTGCAGGACAAGCTCAAGCGCAGCCTGAACGTCGATAACAATCTCAACCCCGCCATCGGGGGCCTTGCGGGCAAGGCAGATGCCATCGTCGCGGCCATACCGCTGATTCTCGTGGCGATTGCAGTGGCCGCACTGGTCGGGTTCGCGGGCTATTGGCTGGCCGCGCGCAAGGCGTTGTGGCACCGCATCGCGCCCAACCCGTTCCTCGGCGACCTGATGAGCACCTTCATCCGCTTTGCCTTCGTGGTCGGCGGGATCGTGCTGGGCCTCGAAATCATCGGCGCAACGGCGCTGCTCGGCGCAGTACTTGGGGGGGCAGGCGTGATCGGTATCGCCATCGGCTTTGCCGTGCGCGATTCGATCGACAACTACGTCTCGTCGCTGATGCTATCGATCCGCCAGCCGTTCCGCGGCAACGACCATATCAAGATCGACGAATTCGAGGGCCGTGTGGTGCGCCTGACCAGCCGCGCGACCGTGCTGATGACGCTCGACGGCAATCACTTGCGCATTCCAAATTCGACCGTGTTCAAGGCGGTGATTCTCAACTTCACCACCAACCCTCACCGACGCTTCAGCATCGATTTTACGCTCGATCATGCGGATGACCCCTGCCTCGCCCGCGCAAAGGGGCTGGAAGCACTATCTGCGCTGGCGTTCGTGCTGGACAAGCCTGAACCCTCTGCGGAAATTACCGACATGCCCGGCACGACGCAGACCCTGCGCTTTACCGGCTGGGTGGACCAGACGAAGACAGGGTTCGGCAAGGCGCGGAGCCTTGCTTACGAGGCGGTGCGAAAGGCGCTGCGCGATGCCAGTTTCGTGCTGCCGGATGCTACATATCATGTGAAGCTGGAGCAGATCGAAGCCCCGGCGACCCCCTCCCCGGAAGCGCAGGCCATCGCTCTACCCCCGGTTGCCGCGCCCGATACCGCGCCCGACAGCACCTCGCCCGAGTTGCAGATCCGCAAGATGGTCGCCAGCGAACGCGCGACGGACGACGGCAACGACCTGCTCGATTCCAGCCGCCCGGTGGAATAG
- a CDS encoding TldD/PmbA family protein gives MLSPADARERCEALVERARRAGADASDAVYVANASESVQVRLGALEDVERSESEHVGLRVFVGGASASIGSTDLGDEALDELASRAVAMARLAPADKFAGLAPEELLLREGVPDLDLHDPAERSPLDLRQLAEEAEDAARSVSGVTNSEGAGASAGLGLFALATSHGFAGAYAASSHSLSASVVAGEGGSMQRDYSWRSTRHAADLMAPAEIGREAGERATSRLNPGRVKSGQVPVVFDPRVGNSLIGHLLGAMSGASIARRASFLLDRDGAQLFGSGITITDDPHTRRGIRSRPFDGEGLPTSPRNLVEDGRITGWLMDAAAARQLGHQPTGHASRGSSGPPHVTASNVILQAGSVTPAELMADIADGVYVTELIGHGVNGVTGDYSRGASGFRIVNGEIAGPIAEFTVAGNLIDMFAALVAASDLEVYRGIDVPTLRVDGMSIAGD, from the coding sequence ATGCTTTCTCCCGCCGACGCCCGTGAACGCTGCGAAGCGCTGGTCGAGCGCGCGCGCCGCGCCGGTGCAGATGCAAGCGATGCGGTCTATGTCGCCAACGCTTCCGAATCGGTGCAGGTTCGCCTGGGTGCGCTGGAAGATGTCGAGCGCTCCGAATCCGAGCATGTCGGCCTGCGCGTGTTTGTCGGCGGTGCGTCGGCCTCGATCGGGTCGACCGATCTTGGTGACGAGGCCCTCGATGAACTGGCCAGCCGCGCCGTGGCGATGGCCCGGCTTGCACCGGCAGACAAGTTTGCCGGGCTTGCGCCGGAGGAATTGCTCCTGCGCGAAGGCGTGCCCGATCTCGACCTCCACGATCCCGCCGAACGCAGCCCGCTCGACTTGCGCCAACTGGCGGAAGAGGCCGAAGACGCCGCGCGCAGCGTAAGCGGCGTGACCAACAGCGAAGGCGCAGGTGCCAGTGCAGGCTTGGGCCTGTTCGCGCTCGCCACCAGCCACGGGTTTGCGGGCGCCTACGCTGCTTCCAGCCACAGCCTGTCGGCCAGCGTCGTCGCGGGCGAAGGTGGTTCGATGCAGCGCGATTATTCGTGGCGCAGCACCCGCCACGCCGCCGACCTGATGGCGCCCGCCGAGATTGGCCGCGAGGCTGGCGAACGTGCGACCTCGCGCCTCAATCCCGGTCGCGTGAAGAGCGGACAGGTCCCTGTCGTGTTCGACCCGCGCGTGGGCAATTCCCTGATCGGCCACCTGCTAGGCGCGATGTCGGGCGCGAGCATCGCAAGGCGCGCGAGCTTCCTGCTCGACCGTGACGGCGCGCAACTGTTTGGCAGCGGCATCACGATTACCGACGATCCGCACACGCGGCGCGGCATCCGCTCGCGCCCGTTCGATGGTGAAGGCTTGCCAACTTCCCCGCGCAACCTGGTTGAGGACGGTCGCATCACCGGCTGGCTGATGGACGCCGCTGCTGCGCGGCAGCTTGGTCATCAGCCCACTGGTCACGCCTCGCGCGGATCATCCGGCCCGCCCCACGTCACCGCCAGCAACGTCATATTGCAGGCAGGATCGGTCACGCCTGCCGAACTGATGGCGGACATTGCCGATGGCGTCTATGTGACCGAACTTATCGGCCACGGCGTCAACGGCGTGACAGGCGATTACAGCCGCGGCGCATCGGGGTTCCGTATCGTCAACGGCGAGATCGCGGGGCCGATTGCAGAGTTCACCGTGGCAGGCAACCTGATCGACATGTTCGCCGCGCTCGTCGCCGCAAGCGACCTTGAGGTCTATCGCGGTATCGACGTGCCGACCCTGCGCGTGGACGGGATGAGCATCGCCGGCGACTGA
- the lptB gene encoding LPS export ABC transporter ATP-binding protein — translation MTVIDETAPVANASPPIPQGGLEVVSIAKSYDKRAVLTDISLSVGKGEVLGLLGPNGAGKTTCFYSIMGLVRPDSGRILLDGVDITKLPMYRRSVLGLGYLPQETSIFRGMTVEQNIATVLELIEPDKATREVELERLLDEFGLARLRSSPAMALSGGERRRCEIARALAARPSIILLDEPFAGIDPLSISDIRHLVKDLSNRGIGVLITDHNVRETLDIVDRACIIYGGQVLFSGSPEALVADANVRRLYLGEGFTL, via the coding sequence ATGACTGTGATCGACGAGACTGCCCCGGTTGCCAACGCATCACCGCCCATCCCGCAGGGCGGGCTTGAAGTGGTGTCGATCGCCAAGTCCTATGACAAGCGCGCTGTTCTGACCGACATTTCGCTTTCGGTCGGCAAGGGCGAAGTGCTCGGCCTGCTCGGACCCAATGGCGCGGGCAAGACCACCTGCTTCTATTCGATCATGGGTCTTGTCCGTCCGGATTCGGGGCGCATCCTGCTGGACGGCGTCGATATTACCAAGCTGCCGATGTACCGGCGCTCAGTCCTCGGGCTTGGCTATCTGCCGCAGGAAACGTCGATCTTCCGGGGCATGACGGTCGAACAGAACATCGCAACGGTGCTCGAATTGATCGAGCCAGACAAGGCGACGCGCGAGGTCGAACTGGAACGCCTGCTCGACGAATTCGGCTTGGCGCGCCTGCGCAGCAGCCCGGCGATGGCGCTTTCGGGCGGTGAGCGCCGCCGCTGCGAAATCGCGCGCGCGCTCGCCGCACGCCCTTCGATCATCCTGCTCGACGAACCTTTCGCGGGTATCGACCCCCTCTCGATCAGCGACATCCGCCACTTGGTGAAAGATCTCAGCAATCGCGGTATCGGCGTTCTGATCACCGACCATAATGTGCGCGAAACACTCGACATCGTCGACCGCGCCTGCATCATCTATGGCGGTCAGGTGCTGTTCTCGGGCAGTCCCGAGGCGCTGGTGGCCGATGCCAACGTGCGGCGGCTCTATCTTGGCGAGGGCTTCACACTCTGA
- the rpoN gene encoding RNA polymerase factor sigma-54, whose product MALGPRLDLRQSQSLVMTPQLQQAIKLLALSNLEVETFIGEAVEANPLLEIGDSAAPEVLEALPEDLRRTHLESSPVDQLLAEGRVAEDRPLDIDVSALDSDRDTGDGAGRLELSSARDDRGSGGGEGPDIDERGEAEETLAAHLHAQIGATTSDQQLLFVSRWLIDQLDEAGYLTIPLSEACDALGLSAMVVERALGLIQSLDPTGVGARNLAECIALQAREADRYDPCMARLIDNLDLVARGEVARLKRLCQVDDEDFAEMLAELRSYDPRPGLRFGGGVTEAVVPDILIRAASDGGWNIALNQATLPRLIVNRSYYVEMRGACMTKDAKAWLGERLADANWLLKALDQRQKTILKVAAEIVKQQDGFFRHGVAHLRPLTLKTVAEVISMHESTVSRVTSNKYLHCDRGTFELKFFFTSGVGSSDGEGASAEAVKAAIRQLIDAEEPKAVLSDDALVDLLKARGFDLARRTVAKYREAIGLGSSVQRRRQKTLAGVR is encoded by the coding sequence ATGGCGCTCGGCCCGAGGCTCGATCTTCGGCAATCCCAGTCGCTGGTGATGACGCCGCAGTTGCAGCAGGCGATCAAGCTGCTGGCGCTGTCTAACCTTGAGGTCGAGACGTTCATCGGTGAGGCGGTGGAGGCCAACCCGCTGCTCGAAATCGGTGATAGCGCGGCACCCGAGGTGCTGGAGGCCCTGCCCGAGGATCTGCGCCGCACCCATCTTGAAAGTTCGCCGGTCGATCAGCTTCTGGCCGAGGGCCGCGTGGCCGAGGACCGTCCGCTCGACATCGACGTCAGCGCGCTCGACAGCGACCGAGATACCGGAGACGGCGCGGGCAGGCTCGAACTCTCGTCAGCGCGGGACGATCGGGGAAGCGGCGGCGGCGAAGGCCCCGATATCGACGAGCGCGGGGAGGCGGAGGAAACGCTCGCCGCACACCTGCACGCCCAGATCGGTGCAACCACGTCCGACCAGCAACTGCTGTTCGTGTCGCGCTGGCTGATCGACCAGCTCGATGAGGCGGGCTACCTGACCATCCCGCTGAGCGAAGCCTGCGATGCGCTGGGACTTTCGGCAATGGTCGTCGAACGGGCGCTCGGGCTGATCCAGTCGCTCGACCCTACTGGCGTCGGCGCGCGCAACCTTGCCGAGTGCATCGCGCTGCAGGCCAGAGAGGCCGACCGCTACGATCCGTGCATGGCGCGGCTGATCGACAATCTGGACCTGGTGGCACGCGGCGAAGTGGCCCGGCTCAAGCGGCTGTGCCAGGTCGATGACGAAGATTTCGCCGAAATGCTGGCAGAGCTGCGCAGCTACGATCCGCGCCCCGGCCTGCGCTTTGGCGGCGGGGTTACCGAGGCGGTCGTGCCCGACATCCTGATCCGTGCGGCAAGTGATGGCGGCTGGAACATCGCGCTCAATCAGGCGACGCTGCCTCGCCTGATCGTCAACCGCAGCTATTACGTTGAAATGCGCGGCGCCTGCATGACCAAGGATGCCAAGGCCTGGCTGGGCGAGCGGCTGGCAGACGCCAACTGGCTCTTGAAGGCGCTCGACCAGCGGCAGAAGACGATCCTCAAAGTCGCCGCCGAAATCGTGAAGCAGCAGGACGGCTTCTTCCGCCACGGCGTCGCGCACTTGCGCCCGCTAACGCTCAAGACCGTGGCCGAAGTGATTTCGATGCACGAATCCACCGTCAGCCGCGTCACGTCGAACAAGTACTTGCATTGTGATCGCGGTACTTTCGAGCTGAAGTTCTTCTTCACTTCAGGGGTCGGTTCGTCCGATGGGGAAGGCGCTTCCGCCGAAGCGGTGAAGGCCGCGATCCGCCAGTTGATCGATGCCGAGGAGCCCAAGGCGGTCCTTTCGGATGATGCGCTGGTTGATCTGCTCAAGGCCCGGGGCTTCGATCTGGCCCGGCGCACCGTGGCCAAATACCGCGAGGCGATCGGGCTTGGCAGTTCGGTCCAGCGCCGCCGCCAGAAGACACTCGCCGGGGTGCGCTGA